The Candidatus Hydrogenedens sp. genome includes the window ATCGAACAGCTTTTGTAAATATGCTACGAGAATACTTCGTAGATTCCCCGTGGGCTACTTCTGTTGCTATGCCTTTTGGTTCTTATGACAAGTCGGGAACTATGACAACACCTCCGGATACATCCAATTTTGATGCATGGCGACAACTCTGGCAAGATGCCCGTCGGTATTGTGTTTTTTCCGCCGTTAGCAACAAACTCCAGCAATGGGAAATAGGAACACCCGAGTTCAATAAAGCAGTAGGGAATTGGGCAAAGTTCTGGGATAATTATATGCGTAATTTGGAATTAGACCCTTCACAATTAATTGTGCTATTAGTTGATGAACCCCATCAGGAACAGGAAGATACTATTATCAAAGCATGGGCAAAAGCGATTCATGATTCTGGGGCTGGTTTTCAGATTTGGGAAGACCCTACTTATAGAGACATGACAAAAGCCTTGCCTGATATGATTGCCGAATGTGATATTCTTTGCCCAAACCGACAACTATTTTATAAGTGCGGAGAAGATTATCGACAGTTCTTTATAAACGAACGAGATAAAGGTAAAAAACTTGAATTTTATTCATGTAGTGGTCCTATGCGTTTATTAGACCCTACCATTTATTGTAGATTGCAGGCATGGGACTGCTGGCGATATGGTGCGGAAGCAACCTATTTCTGGGCATTTGCTGATGCCGCAGGAAATCCCTCCTGGAACGAATATCTTAATAAACGACATGCTTATACCCCTCTGTTTATAGATAAAGATACGGTATATCCCGGCAAACATTTAGAAGCCATGCGTGAAGGTATTGAAGATTATGAATACCTCATTATGCTGGAAAAAGCATTAAAAGAAGGGAAAGGTTCAGAACAAGCACGAACCCAAGCAGAAGCCTTATTGCAAGAAACACGGGATATACTTCATTCTATAATGCCTGAAAGTGGAATTCTTTTCTGGAAGGATTTCAAACAACCCGAGATTATAGATAACATACGGGAAAAAATTCTCCAAACTTTATTATTGCTTACAACAAACAATTAATCTCTCACTCCTAAATATTTTATAACCAGATATAATAATTATTGTCTTATAAATTTGTTACCTATATAAAAAACAACATACAACTCCCATACAAAAACAATAAGAACAATAATACATAAAATAAAGAGCATTAAATTCTCCCATTCTATAATTAACTCATATAAATATAAATTCAATAATCTGTATTTTTTGTATAATCTTTCCCATTGTATTATTGTCTTATTTCACAAAAGGTAAGAAAATGAATGAGAGTTCTGAAAAAAATATTGTTTTATTTATTTCTACCTTAGGTTCTTTTTTAACACCCTTCATGGGTTCTGCAGTTAACATTGCCTTGCCCTCTATTGGCAAAGAGTTGGCGATGAATGCTGTTTTACTTAACTGGGTCGCAACCACTTACCTTTTATCTGCGGGAATTTTCCTTGTCCCTTTTGGTGCTCTTGGTGATTTATATGGTAGAAAACGAATCTTTTTATATGGGATTATCTTTTTTACTATTTCCTCTGTCTTGTGTTCCCTTTCTCCAAATGCTGCTCTTCTACTAATCTTTCGTATTTTTCAGGGGATTAGTGGATCGATGATTATGTCCACGGGTATTGCCATGCTTACTTCTGTTTTCCCTGCTGAAGAACGGGGTAAGGCTTTAGGTATAAACACCTCCGCCGTATATCTTGGACTTTCATTAGGTCCTTTTCTGGGAGGCATACTGACCCAACATTTAGGCTGGCGTAGTGTATTTTATATCAATGCACCTATTGGTCTTTTTGCTATTGCGATAATCCTATGGAAATTGGAAGAGGAATGGAAAGAAAACAAAGAAGGGAAAATTGATTTTGTAGGATTTGTTCTTTATGCTCTGTCTCTTACTTGTTTGATTTATGGTGTTTCTATCTTACCTCAAATACATTCTTTGCTATTTATCTTTATCAGTTTAGTGAGTATAATTGCGTTTATCTACTGGGAAACAAAGTTTAAAAACCCCTTATTAAATATCAAGCTTTTCCGAAATAATGTTGTTTTTACCTTTTCCAACCTGTCTGCTTTGATTAATTA containing:
- a CDS encoding MFS transporter — its product is MNESSEKNIVLFISTLGSFLTPFMGSAVNIALPSIGKELAMNAVLLNWVATTYLLSAGIFLVPFGALGDLYGRKRIFLYGIIFFTISSVLCSLSPNAALLLIFRIFQGISGSMIMSTGIAMLTSVFPAEERGKALGINTSAVYLGLSLGPFLGGILTQHLGWRSVFYINAPIGLFAIAIILWKLEEEWKENKEGKIDFVGFVLYALSLTCLIYGVSILPQIHSLLFIFISLVSIIAFIYWETKFKNPLLNIKLFRNNVVFTFSNLSALINYSATFGIAFILSLYLQYIKGITPQNAGMILLFQPLTMTLLSPFAGRISDKIEPRIVASSGMALTTLALFLFIFLNKITSFSYIIANLILLGIGFALFSSPNTNAVMSSVEKRFYGVASGTLGTMRLIGQMMSMGVIMLIFAIQIGKVQITPEHYPSFLNSMKTLFTIFTILCFLGIYTSLARGKLR